GATGTTGGGCTCTGTGCTGGGAAAACGCCATGGCAATGTCTTGATTATCGGCGACGGCGTGGTAGGCAGTCATGCGGCGCGAACGGCGGTTGGCTTGGGGGCTAATGTAACGGTAGCGGGATTATTTCCGGAAAACGCCGCTCGCCTGCAACGCGAGGTATCCCCAGAAATTGGATTTATCGTTTCCGAGCCGGCGACCATTGCGGAACATGTAAAAAACGCGGATTTGGTGGTAGGGGCGGTATTGATACACGGTGCGCGAGCGGCGCACGTGGTCACCGCGCAAATGGTGCAAACCATGCAACCCGGTTCGGTAATCGTGGATGTCAGTATCGACCAGGGCGGATGTATCGAAACGGCCCATGCGACGACTCATCTTAAGCCGGTCTATGAAAAATACGGTGTCATACATTATTGCGTCAGTAATATGCCCGGGGCTTTTCCCAGAACGGCCACCATGGCATTAACCGATGCCACCCTACCTTATGTATTGAAATTGGCGGACCAAGGCATGACGGCTTTGTCGCTAGAACCCGAATTCGCCAAAGCCTTGAATACCTGCCAAGGTTTTATTACCTGCCAGCCCGCAGCGGAAGCCTTATCCCTGCTCGATCGCTACAAGAGCTGTTCGGAACTATTGGCGACTCTGTGAAACGGCTTTTATCCTGACGGCATTCGGGGTAGCATATCTAGAGCCTCAGCTACTGAGGACGTGCTGACAAATTCGGTACGCTTGAATGCATAAGCAGCTGTGTAACGCGCTTGCTTTCGCTTTAATGCCCATGGAGAAATCCGATGCCCAATAGACCCTTCTGCATTTTTATAGTGGATGACGATAGCTTACAGCGCATGATTGTTTCCGATCATTTGCAAGGCTACGATTATCAAATTCATGAATTCGCCAGCAGCGCGGAATGTCTGGCTGCGATGGACTTGCAACCTAATCTGATACTGTTGGATATCGAAATGCCCGGGCAAAGCGGTCTTGAAACCTGCCGTGCGTTGCGTTCCGAAGGCTACGATGCCGTACAAGTAATTTTTGTCTCAGCGCATGACGATTTGGACACCTTGATGGGCGCTTTTGAGTCCGGCGGTAATGACTTTATTCCCAAAAACGCCGCAAAAGATGTGTTGTTACGCAAGGTGGAAATTGCTATTGAGGCCGAAGAGCAAAAACTAATGTTACAGCGACAATTGTCGTATGCGCAAAAAACAGCCTTTACGGCCATGTCCAGTCTTGGCGAAACAGGATTGGTATTGCATTTTCTGCGTTCATCCTTTCAATGTATGGATCTCGAGGCAGTTGGGCGATTGGTTATTGACATCATGGCGCAATTTGATTTGCAGGGTTTGGTTAAACTGAATAATGGTGATGAAGAGCATTATTTTCGTTCGGATTCAACCTGCACCGAACTGGAGAAATCCATACTCGAGTATGCCGCTAAATTGGGGCGCATCAGTCAGACAGGTGACCGTTTGGTCATGAATTACCCGCATATTACGCTGTTGGTGACGGGTTTGAATGTGGAAGACTCCGAATTAATAGGCCGGTTGCGCGATCATTTAGCCACAATTGCCGAAGGTGTTGGCGTAAGAATTACCTCAATGGCGATAGAGCAAGAGCGTTTGAAAGACGCTAATGCGCGTATGGAAGCGGTTAAGGAATTAGTCGGCTTAATCACGGAAATAGAAGCGCGCCAAACTCAAAATCACAGTCAATTGGAAAAATTAATCGAAGAGCATCGCCTGCAAATGGAAGAAGCCTTCGTATTTTTGGCCTTAACGGATAAGCAGGAACTACAGCTGAATTATATTGTGGACAATTTGGTTAATCAGGTCGAGGTGCTGTTTAGTAGCGATAACAGTCTGGCTTTAAAATTGAACAGTATCGTAGAAAAACAACAAAAGCTGCTTAGGGTAGGCGCAGAGTGAGGTTGAGTATAATCAGACTGTTCGATAGATGGCCGTGATACAGCCGATGCGTTATCGCTGGCGAATATCGGATGTGAAAGCAGGTCGCCCGCCCTGTACGCTTTTGCAGCTCAAGCGCCGGTGCTCGAGACCTCGTTCGCGTCCCTGCGGGGAGACCTGAATTTGCAATACCATACCGATTACTTTTTTACGGATTTGACCCGGTATCTACTATGAACGAACTTAAAAAATCACAGTGGGTTGATTGGAGAGCGGTCGAGCAACATTACGAAGGGCGCCTGGGTTTTATCCTGAGACTTATCGATAGCGCGCTGAATGGGGTACAGCAAGCGAATGCGCAAAAATTACGCCTAGCGAGCCGCCGGGGTGATTTTACTGAAATCGGCTTTATCTCGCATACTCTGAATGGCTTTGCGGGCGCTTTTCAGGCAGCCTCGGTAATTGAGATCGCCCAATCAACCGAGAATGCCGCTAAAGACCATGACCCGGATTGTTTTGAATTATCTTTGAAATTAGCGGACTGTCTGGACGCATTGCTGGCGGAACTACAGCGCTATCGGGAGTCGAATAAGTGCGATGAATCTTAATCAGCTGGACTTATTACGAATCTTGCAAGAGACCGATTTCAACCTCAGCAAGGCGGCGGAAAAAATGCACGTGGTGCAATCGGCCGTCAGTCGTCAATTGCAGTTGTTGGAAGCGGAGTTGGGTTCGCCGTTATTCGAACGACACGGTAAGCGCTTGCTGGGCTTGACGCCGCTCGGGGAGCGCGTCATGCAGGAAGTTGAACAAATTCATCAGGCCAAGAAGAATATTCAAAGCATGGCCGATGACTTTCGCGCCAATCGGAACGGCACCCTGCATATTGCCACCACGCATACGCAAGCCAAATATCTGTTACCGGTGCCGGTGCAAAAATTCAGGCAACAGTATCCGGGCATTAAAATCTACATGGTGCAATCGTCTCCGGATAATTTGATCGATTTATTGCATCGGCACCAAGCGGACATAGCCATTTGCACTGAAAAACTGGCCGATGACGACAGGTTGGTATTAAGACCTTGTTATGAATGGCACCATGTTGTCATCGTACCTAAAAATCATCGGTTGACCAGCGGATTGTTAACCCTGCAGCGCTTGGCAGAAGAGCCTATTCTGACATATAGCCCTGGTTTTACAGGACGAACGGCAATTGAAAAGGCCTTTAACGATGCCGAATTGCAGCCGGATATTATTTTGGCGGCCGCTGATTCGGATGTTATCAAAACCTATGTCAGGCTGGGCTTAGGTGTTGGTATTATCGCGGAAACGTCTTACGAGCCCAGTAAAGACAACGATTTGATAGCGCTGGATTTACGCCGGTTAATACCGGCATCGGTGACTAAAATCGCCTACTTAAAACAACTGTATTTGCCGTCTTACTGCCGTTATTTTATAGATAAACTTTTGGAACAAGCGCAATTAAAGAATCACCAAAGCGAGATATAACTGAATACGCTGTTAAGCCGGGCCGGAACAAGGGTGGTGCCATTAGTGCGGCTCGCCGGTTGGCGAATCGCGGCGAAGCATAGATATTGAAAATTCATCCAATTCGGTGTCCCTCCGGTGTATCAAGGCTGGTGCGAATGCCTTCAATAAACCTGTCAAGGGGTCGTTAACTGCTCTAATTTGACCCTCTTTTTTGCATTGTCTTTTTTCAATCTAGCCCGTACTCAAGGTTTAGTTGTTGCGCTTATTCATGCTGAAACTGCCAACCAATATTTCTAAAATCCCATGGGAATTGATCCAATGCAGAATTCGGCACAGTGTCTAAGCTTGGTTTGAGAAACCAAGATAAACAGGAGCTACTATGGACGACAACAAAAACGTCAATGTCGTTGTCACCGACATTCAAATGCCATTCATGTCGATGGTGACCTTCATGGTCAAATGGGTGATTGCCGCCATCCCGGCAATGATAATCCTCACTCTGTTGGGCGGAATGTTTACCGCATTAATCAGTGGCTTCACCGCGAGATAACTTAAGCGCACACTGAAGCCGCGAGAAGTCATGCGTCTTTATTTGGCGTGCTTTCCAACTCTATTGGGTTGTGCTTTTTCATCTATCGGAGACGCTGAGGTAACCTGGGGCGGTTCGGAATTGCTACAGAGAAAATCCCAGTTGCGATATTATTTAGAATAGGAATCGCTAACCCAGCCAGGGAAAGTAAGCTTTTGTTTCAAAGTCTTGGCTGCGTCATTGCTTTCGCTAATTGCTTTAGTTGCACGGACGCATTGATGTTTTTGAAAATGGACGGTTTGCAGTTGGTTAATGATAGTTTCGGTTACGGCGCAGGCTTCGTAGTCAACTTTGCCAGTATCGGTATTTTCCATGTCTGCGGATAGCAAAAACCTATCGGTTTTATTTAAGTAAGCCGGCTATACCATGTATTAAGCACAAGGTAAACGGCAATTTCATTTGTGTTTGGATTAATATAAATTAAATTCCACCTCGTCTAATATTAAATGACAAGAATAAGAAATTTCACAAATTTGTCCGGCATCAGTTTGCTCTATGTAGAAGACGACCTGGAAACACGAGAAGAGCTACAGTCTATTTTGGGGTTGTATGTCGATAACTTGTATATAGCAAAAAATGGTAAGGAAGGGCTGTTTCTTTATAAAAAATATAAGCCTGGCATTGTTGTTACCGATATTCAAATGCCGGAAATGAACGGTTTGTCTATGGCGGCGGATATTAAAAGTATCAATCCGGAACAACAGATTGTAGTGTTGAGTGCTTATAACGATGTGGAATATTTATTCAGGGCCTTGGAGTTAGAGATACAGCATTACATCACCAAGCCCATCAGTGTGGAAAGGCTGTTAAATAAACTTGCTGAAATTACCGAGCTAATGAATTTGGCCAAGGAAGTTGCCAAAAACCGAAAATTATTAGAGCAGTACAAATTATTAGTTGATGAAAAGGCCATTGTCGTCAAAATTAATTTGAATGGTAATATCGTTTACGTTAATCAACATTTTTGTGAGTTGTCCGGTTATTCCGAAGATGAATTATTGGGTCAGTATTATTTATTTAGTTTTGATGGCGTCGATCAACAAGATATTCTGCAGGATTTAAAAAAATCGGTATTAGAGAATAAAAAATGGAAAGGTTTGCTTAAGAAGAGGACTAAAGCGGGCGCGGTTTATATAGTGGATACTACCGTGGTTGCCATGGTTGATACTGATAATCAGATTGAAGAATTTGTCGCACTGATGGTTGACATGACTGAAGTGTATGAAAAGTTCGAGCGATTAGCCCTCAGTTTAAAGCAGGACTTAAGCGAACAAAAACATTATTTACATGAATATGAACATGCGCTGGAAGTGGGTACTTCCTTATGTATAATTGATACGGACGGAAAAATTATTAGTGCCAATCGAAATTTTAGTGCTACTTTGGATTATAGCGCCAATGAACTGATTGGGCAGTCTTTATGCGATTTAGTGCAAGACTGTGAAGATTTTAATAATCGGGTATTAAAAAAAGTAAGCGATCAAGGTTTTAGTTCGAGGGTTATTAAAGTGCTTGGGAAAGGTGGGTTACCGCGCACACTCAGCACGGTCATCGTGGGTATTCGTAACCAATATGGCGAAATTCATTCTTTAATGAGTTTAAGCCATGATATTAGCGATGCCGTAAAATTAAATGAAAGCATTATAGAAAATCAAAAGGATTTGATTTACGTGCTCGGTGAGGTCGTTGAAAACCGTAGCCAGGAAACCGGTTTGCACATAAAACGAGTTGCGCTGATTTCAGAATTGCTGGCTTTGAAATACGGTTTAAGCGAAGAATATGCAACTATGATAAAAATCGCCTCACCGTTACATGATGTCGGCAAAATTGGCATACCCGATAATATTTTGCATAAACGGGAAAGGTTATCGGATGCGGAATTTAAAATTATGAAAAAGCATGCGGAGTTGGGTTTTCAATTACTTAATAAATTGGATAAGCCCCTGATTAAGATGGCTGCAACCATTGCCCATGAGCATCATGAAAAATATAACGGTAGCGGATATCCTTCCGGTTTAGTCGGCGAGCACATTGCTATTGAAGCTCGTATCGTCAGTTTGGTTGACGTATTTGATGCCTTGAGTAGCCGGCGCATTTATAAAGAACCTTGGACAGATCACGAAATCATCGAATATTTAAAGAAAAACAGAGGTACCCACTTCGACCCTGAATTAGTGGATTTATTTTTGGAAAATCTCGATGAAATTTTATATATCCGCGATTCGTTAAAAGAACATTAACGCCATGATCTTGAAAACCATTCCATTGGCGATAGCCCTAATGTCGTGTTGTGCGTTTGCGGTAAGGGCGGAAACCTTAGGGACGCAACAGTTAACGCTGGAAGACTGCATACGTATCGCCTTGCAAAAACATCAGTCTTTGAATGTCTCCGCAGCAAATATTGCCATGGCCGAAGCCCTCTATCAGCAAGCCATGTCGGCCTATTGGCCGCGTATTGCCGCTCAGGTCAATGCTTCCCGGGCCGACCAGGACAGGACGTTTACGATGGATGGGCAATTCAGTTTGCCGCCTCAGATGACAAATGTTTTATCGGGTGGTAATCCAATTGCAGCAGCTGCTCTTGCCCAACCCATCCCTATCAACATGGACATAAAGTTGGCCGACAAGGATTTGGTGCAATCCTCGCTGAATCTGACGTATCCTGTCTTCACCGGTTTAAAGCGGGAAGCACTGGTCGCCCAAGCCGAGAAAGGTATCAAGATCGCCGAACAAGGTCAGCGAAAAACTACTTTGGAAGTCGTTCGCGACGTCAAGAAATACTATCACGCAGCTCAATTTGCCTTGCACATGGAAAAGCTGTCCGAGGATACCTTGGAACGCTTCAAGGCTTTGGAGGATTTAACCGAACGCCTCTATCAACACGGTTCGATGAAAGTTAAAAAGACCGATTATCTACGCACGAAAACCACTGCCGCGGTAACCCGCACCATGTTGAGCGAAGCTCGTTACGCGCGGGAAATGGCACATGAAGCGCTTGGAAATGCCATGGGCCAGGAATGGAGCGATAGTTTTGTATTGGCGGAAGCCGATCAAGCAACGCCTATCAGCGATGGTTTGCGGGAGTTGATCGAATCGGCACAGAACTTTAATCCGGATATTCAGCAGCTCAAGTTGGCTGTGCAGATTAGCGACGATCAAATTACCGAAGCGCGTAGCGGTTATTTTCCGATGATCGGCATTCAAGCCGAAGTGCATGATATCCAGACACCGTACCACGGCGGTTTAACGAACACCGCCAACCGGGATGGCTGGACCATTGGCGTCGGTATGCAATGGAATCTGTTCGACGGCTTCCAAACCACGGGTAAAGTGAATCAAGCCAAGGCCCGGCAACGAAAACTGGAAAGTCAACAAATACTGTTGGATCAAGCTATAGCATTGCAGGTTAAACAACAGTTTTTAAGTATCCGTAGTGCCAACAATCAAACCAAGGATAGCCACGAAGCGGTCGTTTACGCCAGCGAAAATCGAAAGCTGCATGTGCGGGCCTATCAGGAGGAGTTGGTGGAAACCAAGGATGTCATTGAAGCGCAGATTGTGGAAACGTTTGCGCAAAGCACACATTATCGAGCCCGCTATGCTTTGGAGATGGGCTTGTTGTCGCTTGAATATTTAATCGGTCAAAATATGCAAACACTTTAATTCAATGGATTTTATGCATCAACAATCTTTGCGGTTTAATGGCTGCGGTGTGTTGGTGTGGCTTTAGTGTTTCTTATTAAATCCGTCATGCCGAGGTAGTCGCGAGGCTGTTTGAATAGTTAAATATTAGAAATTATAGTTGTTTAAATCATATATATCATCATTATAAAATATTTAAAAATGGATGCAGTCAAGGAGCGTTATATAATGCAAATGAGATGGATGCTGTATGCATTCTTAAGTAGCAGCGTAATTTGCTTGGCACACGCAGAGGAACAGCCGGCGAAACAGGGTCGGGTAAATATGGGTTTATATACTAAATCGATTACCGAACAAGCCAGTATCAGCGATATAGAAATATCCATGAATTTTTGGGTTAAAGATGCGCTGGCCTTTGAGGCGCAAAAAGCCGGGATTGATATTCAGTCAACCGGAGCCTTTTTATATGAAACCATGCAAGATATGCGCGCCGACTTTAGTCGTGGAAAATTGGATATTATCGTGGCGCCGCCACTATTAATTTCCAGGTACTTTAAGCGGGAAGAAATAACCGATGGTTTTTCCGGTATGCTGGAAGGTGGAAAATCGGACAGTTTGCTGTTGATAGTGCGTGCGGATAGTCATATTCATAGCATTCAGGATTTACGGGGGAAACGTATCACCATGCTGGAAGGTGATGAATTAGCGGAAATGTTTATGGATACGCTTTTTCTGAGATCGTTTAAAAAAGGTTATAAAAAGGTGGTTGCATCGGTACAGCAACAAGTCAAAGCCAATCGTATCGTCCTGGATTTATATTTTAACAAAGCGGATGCGGGGTTGGCTTATGTTAATTCGTTTCAGGTAATGTCGGAATTGAATCCTGATATCAAAAATAAAGTTAAAATCTTGGATACCTTTGAGGTAAGAAGCAAAAATTATAGTTATTTACGTAAAGGTTATCCGTTAGCGAATGAAATGAGACAAATTGCCTTGTCTTTCTATAAGAGTGCGCGAGGCAAGCA
This sequence is a window from Methylomonas methanica MC09. Protein-coding genes within it:
- a CDS encoding LysR substrate-binding domain-containing protein → MNLNQLDLLRILQETDFNLSKAAEKMHVVQSAVSRQLQLLEAELGSPLFERHGKRLLGLTPLGERVMQEVEQIHQAKKNIQSMADDFRANRNGTLHIATTHTQAKYLLPVPVQKFRQQYPGIKIYMVQSSPDNLIDLLHRHQADIAICTEKLADDDRLVLRPCYEWHHVVIVPKNHRLTSGLLTLQRLAEEPILTYSPGFTGRTAIEKAFNDAELQPDIILAAADSDVIKTYVRLGLGVGIIAETSYEPSKDNDLIALDLRRLIPASVTKIAYLKQLYLPSYCRYFIDKLLEQAQLKNHQSEI
- a CDS encoding phosphate/phosphite/phosphonate ABC transporter substrate-binding protein, which codes for MDAVKERYIMQMRWMLYAFLSSSVICLAHAEEQPAKQGRVNMGLYTKSITEQASISDIEISMNFWVKDALAFEAQKAGIDIQSTGAFLYETMQDMRADFSRGKLDIIVAPPLLISRYFKREEITDGFSGMLEGGKSDSLLLIVRADSHIHSIQDLRGKRITMLEGDELAEMFMDTLFLRSFKKGYKKVVASVQQQVKANRIVLDLYFNKADAGLAYVNSFQVMSELNPDIKNKVKILDTFEVRSKNYSYLRKGYPLANEMRQIALSFYKSARGKQILDIYKTPELHFLKVEELDTVDQLIKEHAQLVSGIK
- a CDS encoding HD domain-containing phosphohydrolase, which produces MTRIRNFTNLSGISLLYVEDDLETREELQSILGLYVDNLYIAKNGKEGLFLYKKYKPGIVVTDIQMPEMNGLSMAADIKSINPEQQIVVLSAYNDVEYLFRALELEIQHYITKPISVERLLNKLAEITELMNLAKEVAKNRKLLEQYKLLVDEKAIVVKINLNGNIVYVNQHFCELSGYSEDELLGQYYLFSFDGVDQQDILQDLKKSVLENKKWKGLLKKRTKAGAVYIVDTTVVAMVDTDNQIEEFVALMVDMTEVYEKFERLALSLKQDLSEQKHYLHEYEHALEVGTSLCIIDTDGKIISANRNFSATLDYSANELIGQSLCDLVQDCEDFNNRVLKKVSDQGFSSRVIKVLGKGGLPRTLSTVIVGIRNQYGEIHSLMSLSHDISDAVKLNESIIENQKDLIYVLGEVVENRSQETGLHIKRVALISELLALKYGLSEEYATMIKIASPLHDVGKIGIPDNILHKRERLSDAEFKIMKKHAELGFQLLNKLDKPLIKMAATIAHEHHEKYNGSGYPSGLVGEHIAIEARIVSLVDVFDALSSRRIYKEPWTDHEIIEYLKKNRGTHFDPELVDLFLENLDEILYIRDSLKEH
- a CDS encoding response regulator is translated as MPNRPFCIFIVDDDSLQRMIVSDHLQGYDYQIHEFASSAECLAAMDLQPNLILLDIEMPGQSGLETCRALRSEGYDAVQVIFVSAHDDLDTLMGAFESGGNDFIPKNAAKDVLLRKVEIAIEAEEQKLMLQRQLSYAQKTAFTAMSSLGETGLVLHFLRSSFQCMDLEAVGRLVIDIMAQFDLQGLVKLNNGDEEHYFRSDSTCTELEKSILEYAAKLGRISQTGDRLVMNYPHITLLVTGLNVEDSELIGRLRDHLATIAEGVGVRITSMAIEQERLKDANARMEAVKELVGLITEIEARQTQNHSQLEKLIEEHRLQMEEAFVFLALTDKQELQLNYIVDNLVNQVEVLFSSDNSLALKLNSIVEKQQKLLRVGAE
- the ald gene encoding alanine dehydrogenase, translated to MKVGLIKEIKSEEYRVGLTPEGVAALVTRGHQVSVEKSAGLGSGYSDQDYQQAGADIVGVEQAWDRELVIKVKEPIEAEYQYLKQQIVFTYFHLAGVPKALTEALLNGKTTAVAYETLEDQQGRLPLLAPMSAVAGNMAVQMGCHYLARCNGGKGVMLGSVLGKRHGNVLIIGDGVVGSHAARTAVGLGANVTVAGLFPENAARLQREVSPEIGFIVSEPATIAEHVKNADLVVGAVLIHGARAAHVVTAQMVQTMQPGSVIVDVSIDQGGCIETAHATTHLKPVYEKYGVIHYCVSNMPGAFPRTATMALTDATLPYVLKLADQGMTALSLEPEFAKALNTCQGFITCQPAAEALSLLDRYKSCSELLATL
- a CDS encoding Hpt domain-containing protein; its protein translation is MNELKKSQWVDWRAVEQHYEGRLGFILRLIDSALNGVQQANAQKLRLASRRGDFTEIGFISHTLNGFAGAFQAASVIEIAQSTENAAKDHDPDCFELSLKLADCLDALLAELQRYRESNKCDES
- a CDS encoding TolC family protein — its product is MILKTIPLAIALMSCCAFAVRAETLGTQQLTLEDCIRIALQKHQSLNVSAANIAMAEALYQQAMSAYWPRIAAQVNASRADQDRTFTMDGQFSLPPQMTNVLSGGNPIAAAALAQPIPINMDIKLADKDLVQSSLNLTYPVFTGLKREALVAQAEKGIKIAEQGQRKTTLEVVRDVKKYYHAAQFALHMEKLSEDTLERFKALEDLTERLYQHGSMKVKKTDYLRTKTTAAVTRTMLSEARYAREMAHEALGNAMGQEWSDSFVLAEADQATPISDGLRELIESAQNFNPDIQQLKLAVQISDDQITEARSGYFPMIGIQAEVHDIQTPYHGGLTNTANRDGWTIGVGMQWNLFDGFQTTGKVNQAKARQRKLESQQILLDQAIALQVKQQFLSIRSANNQTKDSHEAVVYASENRKLHVRAYQEELVETKDVIEAQIVETFAQSTHYRARYALEMGLLSLEYLIGQNMQTL